One Drosophila subobscura isolate 14011-0131.10 chromosome U, UCBerk_Dsub_1.0, whole genome shotgun sequence DNA window includes the following coding sequences:
- the LOC117899978 gene encoding nipped-B protein isoform X5, with protein sequence MGDRDIPSVPVTTLAGLTSTSDLLSELPVSDSLLSAASLNKSLLFHALVASESDNLLSVRDGALVRQLVNAIEQTNSDNIELKPEYTFEQHGTNISTYPELLQGIYNFRPTVFNTPLKIMRYDHNNAKELTPSEHIVGQLHSSQQATASSTDISQNMQQAQTYIEKSSSVAATDVLPDEYSMISSRTNMNEINKRMEKPPNLEENVTQTFSKIEEMDIAHKIAETKNPNSSLYSAQQQYFSQLKVREYSLNCDNLKQVDNHPSFQRMPDELLFLESPIYHLQPAMTESQAPTTSTSMIQGNFQNVLNIQQQQRITESAAHQKDQATSLLPNKQNQLPTLTTNVPDLHLLPATSTSLISNNNRPAISQEPHQNNISASTATSTSTSSSGKSEVRVCINRLNVEDTRLMQQSIKKFVQKSPELARSMGLLQQSSEQQPNTSLNVMPMTELGVGETTTETLSTELDMFSTIKADEKRYASKRKMAVSIGDIPPEQIFSKPKVRRVERIIAIANSKDLKDEVTRSQTYQHFMRNMEQIIEMLDDTESPNFDSEHFDENIECISPKLLNTMSNDVAKLKAKQALDSIPKNKLTLLINYAMRNVYLARNSFAGPEDEDEIVDDEVIDKILNAMDACLLICNIYSTVSDLKFLQEDNISHIIKFAQFQLRETIFPSHDPVYTVKSMKKSTNRKKMKSQQGHHRNLQLFYSKTVELLKVFVALFDKCIFVDTIVLPLSTLAIEPFFVDNIETLQFVCLELVTTIFRKERYDKIRNSILGDILSSIDRLPSSKKNLRPYKLTNNGGNIQMVTALVLQLIQCATILPDSLCDNVKTTAAFQLSVDNDDDPAKKIVKPNKDIVVLKKYDVAVSIGGNFLTTFLNKCKSRSNETDFRPLFENFIHDLLATVNKPEWPASELLLSLLGTMLVRYVSDKGIEQSIRLVSLDYLGIVAARLRKDTVESRCKVNIIDSMIKSIKVEQEKEGDLSNSNAKIELHPEEQRTEFLQKILLDFLAVNAQEENLIWDYARHFYLAQWYRDVIYQRRRIKDGEKGFALRKSKSRDKRKTGEYLDTSDSESGEDHYNEDTKKNGNPPIDLIDYELNLEIFNVLEERKQYLISKIKPYSVSGEQHHTSQQQIKTYIDYNNAQLIAQYLATKRPFSQSFDGCLKKIILVVNEPSIAVRTRAMKCLANIVEVDPLVLKRKDMQMGVNQKFLDTAISVREAAVDLVGKFVLSNQELIDQYYDMLSTRILDTGVSVRKRVIKILRDICIEYPDFAKIPEICVKMIRRVNDEEGIQKLVTEVFMKMWFTPCIKNDKHGIQRKINQIIDVVNTAHDTGTIWLEGLLMSIFKPKDMLKNDGSIQEPVKKNTEPPQEIVLACQQLADGLIDRLIELEDTDNARMLGCITTLHLLAKVRPQLLVRHAMTIEPYLNIKCHSATAAKFICAVADILEKVVPLVNNASESFLASLEEHLMLLVVSRNQAEVTSCVSCLGALVNKITKNYKLIRDCFQKFYRVLDVSRNQVLQKNCSADNIYTPSFRRSLFTIGILMRYFDFKSPIALGETNGGGLPVSICDDVFECLMFFCRCSNQEIRKQSLISLGSFCVLNDDYLTRSELKQFYCDLLNSTASDGGIKIICMRNIWIYLTESEMFMHNKEKEWEKQSKHEDLKEMNDVSSGMSSRIIQLYLEEILNCFLNRDDTVRLWAVKVVHIVLRQGLVHPVRMVPYLICLSTDPKIESAHRADALLKDIDKTYSGFVNMKVQFGLQLCFKLQQILQINNRGKLEIIRGYAKRGPEKVTTALNDFLYTLLRSTKPQRRALVQTVTKQFDDQKTSLQQMLYIADNLAYFPYVVQDEPLYLIHQIDLLISMAGTHLLATFKEHLNPNEKEGDVLEDEDDVEDPQVLFNRLPEDMTEIKKCITSAQACMLLLILKDHLKDMYGLTDGKISRYSPSEQKMYEKAITRRSVVDFNPKTTIDLIKKQKSNDLSDSEPDCSSRPLTDDEKLDLVVKYLDFKQLMLKLDPEDGDSEGDEMREKSNLNNSSISDGVVYLNSTKGSQPSNNDSSFCSTPNVSHVQSSITAATSTDVHQGPKS encoded by the exons ATGGGGGACCGTGACATCCCGAGCGTACCCGTCACAACGTTAGCGGGTCTAACCAGCACTTCTGATT TGCTCAGCGAGTTACCTGTATCCGATTCACTCCTGAGTGCGGCCTCATTGAATAAGTCACTATTGTTCCATGCTTTAGTAGCCAGTGAATCTGATAATTTGCTTTCTGTTCGAGATGGAGCTCTCGTACGTCAGTTAGTAAATGCGATTGAACAAACAAATTCTGACAATAT CGAGTTAAAACCAGAGTATACCTTTGAACAACATGGAACTAATATAAGTACTTATCcagagctgctgcagggcatTTACAATTTCCGCCCAACTGTTTTCAACACGCCATTAAAGATAA TGCGTTATGACCATAACAATGCCAAGGAATTAACCCCGAGCGAACACATTGTGGGCCAATTACATTCCTCTCAGCAGGCGACAGCATCATCTACTGATATAtcacaaaatatgcaacaagCGCAAACGTATATTGAGAAATCTTCCAG TGTGGCTGCTACTGACGTGCTTCCAGATGAGTATTCCATGATTAGTTCCAGGACAAACATGAATGAAATCAACAAACGAATGGAGAAACCACCAAACCTAGAGGAAAATGttacacaaacattttcaaaaattgAGGAAATGGATATCGCTCATAAAATTGCAGAAACCAAGAACCCAAATTCATCTCTATACTCAGCGCAGCAACAGTATTTCAGTCAACTTAAAGTTCGAGAATATTCATTAAATTGCGATAATCTTAAACAAGTAGACAATCATCCATCTTTTCAACGGATGCCagatgaattattatttttggaatCACCAATTTACCATTTACAACCTGCTATGACAGAATCCCAAGCTCCCACAACATCGACCTCAATGATCCAAGGCAACTtccaaaatgtattaaatatacaacaacaacagcggatTACGGAATCAGCTGCACATCAAAAAGATCAAGCGACATCTTTActgccaaacaaacaaaatcagttACCGACGCTAACAACCAACGTGCCAGACTTACACTTATTACCTGCAACTTCAACATCGCTAATAAGTAATAATAATCGACCTGCCATTAGCCAAGAACCTCATCAAAACAATATTTCAGCTTCGACAGCTACTTCGACATCGACGTCATCGAGTGGCAAGTCCGAGGTTCGGGTATGTATAAATCGTCTTAACGTTGAGGATACTCGCTTGATGCAGCAAAGTATTAAAAAGTTTGTACAAAAGTCACCAGAATTGGCTAGAAGTATGGGGTTACTACAACAATCATCAGAACAACAGCCCAATACAAGTTTGAATGTTATGCCTATGACTGAGCTAGGAGTCGGTGAGACTACTACGGAAACTTTAAGCACAGAACTGGATATGTTTTCAACGATTAAAGCAGATGAGAAACGGTATGCTTCAAAGCGAAAGATGGCTGTTTCTATTGGTGATATTCCCCCGGAACAAATAT TCTCAAAACCCAAAGTGCGTCGCGTCGAACGAATAATAGCCATTGCAAACTCAAAAGATTTAAAGGATGAAGTAACTCGATCACAAACATATCAACATTTTATGAGAAATATGGAACAAATTATTGAGATGTTGGACGATACGGAGTCCCCAAATTTTGATTCag AACACTTTGACGAAAATATTGAATGCATTTCCCCAAAACTTCTTAATACGATGAGCAATGATGTTGCAAAGTTGAAAGCTAAACAAGCCTTAGACTCCATTCCGAAAAACAAGTTAACGCTTCTAATAAATTACGCTATGCGTAACGTTTATTTAGCCAGAAACTCTTTTGCTGGACCA GAGGACGAAGATGAAATTGTAGATGATGAAGTAATAGacaaaattttaaatgcaatggATGCTTGCCTACTTATATGCAATATATATTCGACCGTGAGCGATCTTAAGTTTCTGCAAGAGGATAACATTTCACATATTATAAAGTTTGCCCAATTTCAACTGCGCGAAACAATATTTCCATCTCATGATCCTGTGTATACAGTTAAGAGTATGAAGAAAAGTACTAATCGCAAAAAAATGAAGTCACAACAAGGACATCATCGAAACTTACAGCTTTTTTACTCGAAAACAGTTGAGCTCTTAAaggtttttgtggcactttttGATAAGTGTATTTTTGTGGATACCATAGTTTTACCGTTGTCGACGCTTGCTATAGAACCATTCTTTGTAGACAATATTGAAACGTTGCAATTTGTGTGCCTGGAACTGGTTACCACT ATATTTCGGAAAGAAAGATACGATAAAATAAGGAACAGTATCTTAGGAGACATATTATCTTCGATTGATCGTTTGCCTTCATCGAAGAAAAACCTTCGTCCGTATAAACTTACAAATAATGGcggaaatattcaaatggtTACAGCACTTGTGCTACAATTAATTCAATGTGCTACAATTTTACCAGACTCGCTTTGTGATAATGTAAAAACGACTGCTGCATTTCAACTGAGTGTTGATAATGACGATGATCCTGCTAAGAAAATAGTAAAGCCCAACAAAGATATTGTGGTTTTAAAAAAGTATGATGTAGCTGTCAGTATTGGTGGCAATTTCTTAACAACTTTTTTAAACAAGTGCAAGTCCCGATCTAATGAAACAGATTTTCGACCACTCTTTGAAAACTTTATCCATGATTTGCTGGCCACTGTGAACAAGCCCGAATGGCCCGCATCTGAATTGTTGCTTTCACTACTGGGTACCATGCTGGTTCGATATGTATCTGATAAGGGTATAGAGCAGAGCATTCGTTTAGTATCCTTAGATTACCTTGGCATAGTAGCTGCTCGTCTCCGCAAAGACACAGTTGAGTCTCGATGTAAAGTGAATATAATTGATTCAATgattaaatcaataaaagtgGAGCAAGAAAAGGAGGGAGATCTTTCAAACAGTAac GCAAAAATTGAACTACACCCTGAGGAACAGCGAACGGAATTTCTGCAAAAGATTCTTCTTGATTTTCTAGCTGTAAATGCTCAAGAAGAAAACTTAATTTGGGACTACGCACGACACTTTTATTTGGCTCAATGGTATCGAGATGTTATTTATCAAAGACGTCGAATAAAGGATGGAGAAAAAGGCTTCGCATTGAGAAAATCAAAAAGCCGAGACAAACGGAAAACAG GTGAATACTTGGATACATCCGATTCAGAATCCGGCGAAGATCATTATAATGAAGATACGAAAAAGAATGGAAACCCGCCtattgatttgattgattaTGAACTTAATCTGGAAATTTTTAACGTGTTAGAGGAACGGAAACAATATTTAATCAGTAAAATAAAGCCATATTCGGTTTCTGGCGAGCAACATCACACATCACAACAGCAAATTAAGACTTATATAGATTATAATAATGCACAGCTAATAGCGCAATATTTAGCTACTAAACGGCCCTTTAGTCAGTCATTTGATGGATGCTtgaagaaaattattttagtCGTTAA tGAACCGTCCATAGCAGTAAGGACCCGTGCAATGAAATGTCTCGCTAACATTGTGGAAGTGGATCCATTGGTATTGAAACGAAAAGATATGCAAATGGGTGTTAACCAGAAATTCTTAGACACTGCTATCTCAGTACGCGAAGCGGCTGTAGATTTGGTTGGGAAATTCGTACTCAGCAATCAAGAATTAATTGATCAGTATTACGATATGCTATCGACTCGAATATTG GATACTGGAGTCTCCGTAAGAAAAAGAGTTATTAAAATTTTGCGTGATATTTGTATAGAATATCCAGACTTTGCGAAAATTCCCGAAATTTGTGTTAAGATGATTCGTCGCGTAAACGATGAGGAAGGCATCCAAAAGCTTGTGACCGAAGTGTTTATGAAAATGTGGTTCACACCGTGTATAAAAAACGATAAA CACGGAATACAAAGGAAAATCAATCAGATTATAGACGTGGTAAATACAGCTCATGATACTGGAACTATATGGCTAGAAGGGCTGTTAATGAGT ATTTTCAAACCTAAAGATATGTTAAAAAATGACGGAAGTATCCAAGAACCCGTAAAGAAAAATACTGAGCCACCGCAAGAAATTGTGCTAGCATGTCAGCAATTGGCGGATGGGCTCATAGACAGATTGATTGAATTAGAGGACACGGATAACGCGAGAATGCTCGGCTGCATAACCACACTTCATTTGCTAGCAAAAGTGCGACCACAACTGTTGGTTCGGCATGCAATGACCATTGAGCCTTATCTTAATATTAAATGTCATTCAGCTACAGCTGCAAAATTCATATGTGCTGTTGCAGATATTCTCGAAAAGGTGGTGCCTCTTGTTAATAATGCTAGCGAGtcttttttggcttctttGGAAGAGCATTTAATGCTCTTGGTTGTATCGAGAAACCAAGCAGAAGTAACCAGTTGCGTATCCTGTTTGGGCGCACTCGTCAATAAGATAACAAAGAACTATAAATTGATCCGCGATTGTTTTCAAAA GTTTTATCGCGTTCTTGATGTTTCTCGGAATCAAGTGCTTCAAAAAAACTGCAGTGCAGATAATATTTACACACCAAGCTTTCGACGAAGCCTATTTACGATTGGAATCTTAATGCGGTACTTTGATTTTAAGTCACCTATTGCTTTAG GTGAAACAAATGGTGGAGGCCTTCCGGTATCGATATGCGATGATGTGTTTGAGTGTTTGATGTTCTTTTGTCGTTGCTCAAATCAAGAGATTCGAAAGCAATCTCTGATATCACTTGGATCTTTTTGTGTTCTAAATGATGATTACTTAACACGATCTGAGCTAAAACAGTTTTACTGTGATTTGTTAAACTCTACTGCAAGCGATGGAGGTATCAAAATAATATGTATGCGTAATATTTGGATATACTTAACAGAATCAGAGATGTTTATGCACAATAAGGAAAAAGAAT ggGAAAAACAATCGAAGCATGAAGACCTCAAGGAAATGAATGACGTTTCATCTGGCATGTCTAGTCGGATCATTCAGCTCTATTTGGAAGAGATCCTCAACTGTTTTCTCAATCGGGATGATACAGTACGGCTGTGGGCTGTTAAGGTTGTGCACATTGTACTGCGCCAGGGCTTAGTTCATCCTGTTAGAATGGTTCCATATCTAATATGCCTAAGTACCGATCCAAAGATAGAG TCGGCCCATAGAGCTGATGCCTTATTGAAAGACATCGATAAAACCTATTCCGGTTTCGTGAATATGAAAGTTCAATTTGGATTACAACTTTGCTTTAAGTTACAgcaaatattgcaaataaataaccgGGGAAAACTGGAAATAATTCGAGGTTATGC AAAACGAGGACCAGAAAAAGTGACTACTGCTTTAAATGACTTTCTTTACACGTTACTTCGTTCTACAAAGCCACAAAGACGTGCACTGGTTCAGACTGTTACTAAACAGTTTGACGATCAGAAAACATCGCTACAGCAAATGCTGTATATAGCCGATAATCTAGCATACTTTCCGTATGTCGTTCAAGATGAGCCTTTATATCTAATACATCAAATAGACTTGCTGATATCAATGGCTGGAACACATCTGCTTGCAACGTTTAAGGAACATTTGAATCCAAATGAAAAAGAAGGAGATGTATTAGAGGATGAAGATGATGTAGAAGATCCTCAAGTGTTATTTAATCGTTTGCCGGAAGACATGACTGagataaaaaaatgtataacaTCCGCCCAAGCGTGTATGCTCCTTTTAATACTGAAAGATCATTTAAAGGACATGTATGGCCTCACAGATGGTAAAATTTCAAGATATTCGCCTTctgaacaaaaaatgtatgaaaaggCGATAACACGTAGAAGCGTCGTCGACTTCAACCCTAAAACAACAATTGATTTGATTAAGAAACAGAAGTCAAACGATCTTTCAGACTCAGAACCTGATTGCTCTTCAAGACCTCTTACAGATGATGAAAAATTAGACCTTGTCGTCAAGTACCTCGAT tttaagCAACTTATGTTAAAGCTGGATCCAGAGGACGGAGATTCAGAAGGAGATGAAATGCGTGAAAAATCAAACTTAAATAACTCGTCTATTTCTGATGGTGTAGTCTACTTAAACTCTACAAAAGGTTCACAGCCATCAAATAATGACAGCAGCTTTTGTTCGACACCAAATGTCAGTCACGTTCAATCATCAATAACAGCTGCGACTTCAACAGAT GTACACCAAGGTCCCAAATCGTGA